The following coding sequences lie in one Arachis ipaensis cultivar K30076 chromosome B03, Araip1.1, whole genome shotgun sequence genomic window:
- the LOC107630646 gene encoding isoamylase 1, chloroplastic: protein MPVLMSMGCFTLIHSASCSLLPSPQRVLELHSHSNFGGRIRVTLTPLNTRVSKNLNITTCAAVGNGIETDTAVVEKPQLGSRFQVSRGYPAPLGATPQDGGVNFAIYSLNAVSATLCLISLSDLQHNQVTECLPLDPLINKTGGVWHVFLKGDFKDMLYGYKFDGKFSPQEGHYFDSSRVVLDPYAKAVISRGEFGALGPDGNCWPQMAGMVPFSDDNEFDWEGDLPLKYPQKDLVIYEMHVRGFTKHESSKTKFPGTYLGVVEKLDHLKELGVNCVELMPCHEFNELEYFSYNSVLGDYKVNFWGYSTINFFSPMIRYSSNGIRNCGRDGINEMKFMIKEAHKRGIEVIMDVVFNHTAEGNEKGPIISFRGVDNSIYYMVAPKGEFYNYSGCGNTFNSNHPVVRQFIVDCLRYWVTEFHVDGFRFDLASIMTRGSSLWDGVNVFGDPIGDLMTTGTPLGSPPLIDMISNDPILRGVKLIAEAWDAGGLYQVGTFPHWGIWSEWNGKYRDTVRQFIKGTDGFAGAFAECLCGSPNLYQGGGRKPWNSINFVCAHDGFTLADLVTYNNKHNLPNGEDNNDGENHNNSWNCGQEGEFASTLVRKLRKRQMRNFFLSLMVSQGVPMIYMGDEYGHTKGGNNNTYCHDNYLNYFQWDKKEESSSDFFRFCRLMTEFRQECESLGLDDFPTAERLQWHGHSPGMPDWSETSRFVAFTMVDSVKGEIYIAFNMSHLPSAITLPERPGYRWEPLVDTSKPAPYDFLSPDVPGREIAIQQYAQFLDANLYPMLSYSSIILLLTPDGSA from the exons ATGCCAGTGTTAATGTCAATGGGGTGCTTCACTCTCATTCACAGTGCCTCATGCTCCCTCTTACCCTCTCCTCAAAGGGTGCTTGAGCTTCACTCTCATTCCAACTTTGGAGGGAGGATTAGAGTTACTCTTACTCCTCTCAACACGAGGGTCTCCAAGAACCTCAATATCACCACTTGTGCAGCCGTAGGGAATGGAATTGAGACCGACACAGCTGTCGTCGAGAAGCCTCAATTGGGTAGCCGCTTCCAAGTTTCCAGGGGATACCCCGCCCCGCTTGGCGCTACCCCACAAGATGGCGGGGTCAATTTCGCCATTTACTCTCTCAATGCTGTCTCAGCCACTCTCTGTTTGATCTCTCTATCTGATTTGCAGCAT AATCAAGTGACGGAGTGCCTTCCTCTTGATCCGTTGATAAATAAGACTGGAGGTGTATGGCATGTATTCCTAAAAGGAGATTTTAAAGATATGCTGTATGGATACAAATTTGATGGCAAGTTTTCTCCACAAGAGGGACACTACTTTGACTCTTCTCGTGTGGTGCTGGATCCTTATGCAAAA GCAGTAATAAGCAGAGGAGAATTTGGAGCTTTAGGACCTGATGGTAACTGCTGGCCCCAGATGGCTGGCATGGTACCTTTTTCTGATGATAACGAG TTTGACTGGGAAGGAGATTTACCACTGAAGTATCCACAAAAGGATCTTGTTATATATGAAATGCATGTGCGAGGGTTTACAAAGCATGAGTCAAGCAAGACTAAGTTCCCCGGCACATATCTCGGTGTAGTGGAGAAGCTTGACCACTTAAAG GAGCTTGGAGTAAATTGTGTAGAATTAATGCCATGTCACGAGTTCAATGAGCTGGAATACTTCAGTTACAATTCTGTACTAGGGGACTATAA GGTGAATTTTTGGGGGTATTCAACTATCAATTTCTTTTCACCAATGATTAGATACTCATCTAATGGTATAAGAAATTGTGGCCGTGATGGAATTAATGAAATGAAGTTCATGATCAAAGAGGCACACAAACGTGGGATTGAG GTTATCATGGATGTTGTTTTCAATCATACAGCTGAAGGGAATGAGAAGGGTCCCATTATTTCTTTCAGAGGTGTGGACAACAGTATTTATTACATGGTAGCGCCTAAG GGGGAATTTTATAACTATTCTGGATGTGGGAACACATTCAATAGCAACCATCCAGTTGTGCGACAATTTATCGTGGACTGCTTAAG ATATTGGGTAACAGAATTTCATGTGGATGGTTTTCGCTTTGATCTTGCTTCAATTATGACGAGGGGAAGCAG TCTCTGGGATGGAGTTAATGTATTTGGGGATCCAATAGGTGACTTGATGACAACAGGAACTCCCCTCGGCAGCCCACCGTTGATTGACATGATCAGTAATGATCCAATCCTACGTGGAGTGAAG CTTATAGCTGAAGCGTGGGATGCTGGAGGCCTCTACCAAGTTGGCACATTCCCTCATTGGGGTATTTGGTCAGAATGGAATGGGAAG TATAGAGACACAGTACGCCAGTTTATCAAGGGTACTGATGGCTTTGCTGGAGCATTTGCTGAATGCCTTTGTGGCAGTCCTAACTTATATCAG GGAGGAGGAAGAAAACCATGGAATAGTATCAACTTTGTATGTGCGCATGATGGCTTTACTCTGGCTGACTTGGTGACTTATAACAACAAGCATAACTTGCCCAATGGGGAAGACAATAATGATGGAGAAAATCATAATAATAGCTGGAACTGTGGTCAG GAGGGGGAGTTTGCTAGCACCTTGGTGAGGAAATTGAGGAAAAGGCAAATGCGAAATTTCTTTCTCTCACTCATGGTTTCCCAA GGAGTTCCGATGATATATATGGGGGACGAATATGGACATACCAAAGGGGGAAACAACAATACCTATTGTCATGATAACTAC CTTAATTACTTCCAATGGGACAAGAAGGAAGAGTCCTCGTCAGACTTCTTCAGATTTTGCCGCCTTATGACTGAATTCCGCCA GGAATGTGAGTCACTGGGCTTGGACGACTTCCCAACAGCGGAGAGGTTGCAGTGGCATGGTCATTCTCCTGGAATGCCAGACTGGTCTGAAACTAGCCGTTTCGTGGCCTTTACCATG GTGGATTCGGTGAAAGGAGAAATTTACATTGCTTTCAACATGAGTCATTTACCTTCTGCAATTACGTTGCCAGAACGTCCTGGATACAGATGGGAACCACTTGTCGACACGAGCAAGCCTGCACCATATGATTTTCTCAGTCCTGATGTTCCTGGAAGAGAGATTGCAATACAGCAGTATGCTCAGTTTCTTGATGCCAATTTGTATCCTATGCTTAGTTACTCTTCCATCATCCTCTTGCTTACTCCTGATGGAAGTGCGTAG